The Patescibacteria group bacterium genome contains a region encoding:
- a CDS encoding tetratricopeptide repeat protein, with product MIELILIISLAIIFVILLRKLPEVNIDEMSDSSFPVAVKKNQAIMSHGHIKQPAPQDENEKLWQVANLELENKNFSKAEKLFIKFATLQPDNPEIYGKLGLIYLEQKNYLDARESYVEAIKFEPKNALWLHNLGLALFNLKRFSESIDYYKKSVAIEPNKASRFFNLGLAYEACGDHKNALQAYERAAKLEPDNVEFQGLIERIRLEINKTH from the coding sequence ATGATTGAGTTGATTTTAATAATTAGCTTGGCAATTATTTTTGTCATTCTATTGAGAAAATTGCCTGAAGTAAACATCGATGAGATGTCTGACTCGTCATTCCCGGTAGCAGTTAAAAAAAACCAAGCCATAATGTCTCATGGTCACATTAAACAGCCAGCGCCACAAGATGAAAATGAAAAATTATGGCAAGTGGCAAATTTGGAACTTGAAAATAAAAATTTTTCAAAAGCGGAGAAGCTTTTTATAAAATTTGCCACCTTACAACCCGATAATCCGGAAATTTATGGCAAATTAGGATTGATTTATTTAGAACAAAAAAATTATCTTGATGCGAGGGAGTCTTATGTTGAAGCGATTAAATTTGAGCCAAAAAATGCACTTTGGTTACATAATTTGGGTTTAGCACTCTTTAATTTAAAACGATTTTCGGAAAGCATTGATTATTATAAAAAATCAGTTGCAATTGAGCCTAATAAAGCCTCGCGATTTTTTAATTTAGGTTTAGCATATGAAGCCTGTGGTGATCATAAAAATGCCCTCCAAGCATATGAGCGAGCCGCGAAACTTGAGCCTGATAATGTTGAATTTCAAGGTTTAATTGAGCGCATCAGATTAGAAATTAATAAAACCCATTAA